Proteins from a single region of Ziziphus jujuba cultivar Dongzao chromosome 1, ASM3175591v1:
- the LOC107414026 gene encoding auxin response factor 6 isoform X3: protein MHADIETDEVYAQMTLQPLNPQEQKDAYLPAELGTPSKQPTNYFCKTLTASDTSTHGGFSVPRRAAEKVFPPLDFSLQPPAQELIARDLHDNEWKFRHIFRGQPKRHLLTTGWSVFVSAKRLVAGDSVLFIWNEKNQLLLGIRRANRPQTVMPSSVLSSDSMHLGLLAAAAHAAATNSRFTIFYNPRASPSEFVIPLAKYIKAVYHTRVSVGMRFRMLFETEESSVRRYMGTITGISDLDPVRWPNSHWRSVKVGWDESTAGDRQPRVSLWEIEPLTTFPMYSSPFPLRLKRPWPPGLPAFHGIKEDDLGMNSPLVWLRGDNGDRGIQSLNFQGIGVTPWMQPRLDATMLGLQTDMYQAMAAAALQDMRVVDPSKALPTSLLPFQQPQNLPNRSASLMQPPMLQQSQPQQPFLQGLQENQHQSHSQPQTQPHLLQQQLQHQHSFGNQQQQQQQQHQQQQPQPQSQPQQQADHQQIPSAVSAISQFTTTSQPQSPSLQAISSLCHQQSFSDSNGNAVTSTIVSPLHSILGSFPQDESSHLLNLPRNNALSSVWPSKRAAVEPLYSSGAPQCVLPQVEQLGPPQTNLSQNSVSLPPFPGRECPIDQEGNSDPQSHLLFGVNIEASSLIMQNGMSNLRGVGSDSDTTTIPFPSSNYMSSTGSDFSLNPVMTPSSCVDDSGFLQSPENVGQGNTPTRTFVKVYKSGSFGRSLDITKFSSYHELRSELARMFGLEGELEDPLRSGWQLVFVDRENDVLLLGDDPWPEFVSSVWCIKILSPQEVQQMGKRGLELLNSVPIQRLSNNSCDDYGSRQDSRNLNSGITSVGSLDY from the exons ATGCAT GCGGATATTGAGACAGATGAAGTATATGCACAGATGACATTGCAACCACTGAATCCG CAAGAGCAAAAGGATGCCTACCTTCCAGCAGAGTTGGGAACTCCAAGTAAGCAGCcaacaaattatttttgtaaaaccTTGACAGCCAGTGACACAAGtactcatggaggattctctgtTCCTCGCCGGGCAGCTGAAAAAGTGTTCCCGCCTCTG GACTTCTCCCTGCAGCCACCAGCGCAAGAGTTAATTGCCAGGGATCTGCATGATAATGAATGGAAGTTTAGACATATATTTCGAG GCCAGCCCAAAAGGCACCTCCTTACCACTGGATGGAGTGTGTTTGTGAGTGCTAAAAGACTTGTAGCTGGTGATTCTGTGCTTTTCATCTG GAATGAAAAGAATCAGTTACTTCTTGGTATTCGACGAGCAAATCGACCGCAAACTGTGATGCCTTCATCAGTTTTATCTAGCGATAGCATGCACTTGGGGCTTCTTGCTGCTGCTGCTCATGCTGCTGCAACGAACAGTcgttttaccatattttataACCCTAG GGCTAGCCCATCAGAATTTGTCATTCCACTGGCAAAGTACATTAAAGCAGTTTATCATACCCGTGTCTCTGTTGGCATGCGCTTTAGAATGCTGTTTGAAACAGAGGAATCAAGTGTTCGTCG TTACATGGGCACGATAACTGGCATAAGTGACCTAGACCCTGTTCGTTGGCCTAATTCACATTGGCGCTCAGTCAAG gtggggtgGGATGAATCCACTGCAGGAGATAGGCAACCGAGAGTCTCACTTTGGGAGATTGAACCATTAACGACATTTCCAATGTATTCATCTCCATTTCCCCTTAGACTTAAGCGACCTTGGCCACCTGGACTACCTGCTTTCCATG GCATCAAGGAGGATGATCTTGGCATGAATTCTCCACTTGTGTGGCTTCGAGGTGATAATGGAGATCGTGGAATTCAGTCTCTTAACTTCCAGGGAATCGGAGTCACACCATGGATGCAGCCAAGGCTTGATGCTACTATGCTTGGTCTGCAAACAGATATGTATCAAGCTATGGCTGCTGCTGCACTTCAAGATATGAGGGTTGTGGATCCTTCCAAAGCACTACCTACATCTCTTCTGCCATTCCAACAACCCCAAAATCTTCCTAACAGGTCTGCTTCTTTGATGCAGCCCCCAATGTTGCAACAGTCTCAGCCTCAACAACCCTTTCTTCAAGGTTTGCAAGAAAACCAGCATCAATCACATTCTCAACCTCAAACTCAACCCCACCTTCTTCAGCAACAATTGCAGCATCAGCACTCATTTGGTAATCAGCAacagcaacagcagcagcagcatcaACAGCAACAACCACAACCACAATCACAACCACAACAACAGGCTGATCATCAGCAGATTCCAAGTGCTGTCTCTGCTATTTCCCAGTTCACTACCACATCTCAACCCCAGTCACCATCTCTGCAAGCCATTTCTTCACTATGCCATCAACAAAGTTTCTCCGATTCAAACGGGAATGCTGTAACCAGTACCATTGTTTCTCCCTTGCACAGTATTTTGGGTTCATTTCCGCAGGATGAGTCATCCCACCTGCTCAACCTGCCAAGAAACAATGCATTATCTTCTGTCTGGCCATCAAAACGAGCTGCGGTTGAACCTCTTTATTCTTCAGGAGCTCCTCAGTGTGTCCTTCCCCAGGTGGAACAGTTGGGGCCACCTCAGACTAATCTCTCACAAAACTCTGTGTCATTGCCACCCTTTCCTGGCAGGGAATGCCCAATAGACCAAGAAGGGAATAGTGATCCTCAAAGCCATCTTTTATTTGGCGTTAATATAGAGGCCTCATCTCTTATCATGCAGAATGGAATGTCAAATCTTAGGGGAGTTGGCAGTGATAGTGACACCACAACTataccttttccttcttctaatTATATGAGTTCTACAGGATCTGATTTTTCACTTAATCCTGTGATGACACCTTCTAGTTGCGTTGATGACTCGGGTTTCCTGCAGTCTCCAGAAAATGTAGGCCAAGGAAACACACCTACCAGAACCTTTGTTAAG GTTTATAAGTCAGGGTCCTTTGGAAGGTCATTAGATATCACAAAATTTAGCAGCTACCATGAGCTGCGAAGTGAACTTGCTCGCATGTTTGGGCTTGAAGGCGAGTTAGAGGACCCTCTGAGATCAGGCTGGCAGCTTGTATTTGTCGACCGGGAGAATGATGTTCTTCTCCTTGGAGATGACCCCTGGCC GGAGTTCGTAAGTAGTGTATGGTGTATTAAAATACTTTCACCACAAGAAGTCCAACAGATGGGCAAACGAGGCCTTGAACTTCTTAACTCGGTCCCAATTCAGAGGCTCTCCAATAATAGTTGTGATGATTACGGAAGCCGGCAGGATTCGAGAAACTTGAACTCTGGGATTACATCTGTGGGGTCTCTTGACTACTGA
- the LOC107414026 gene encoding auxin response factor 6 isoform X2 — MRLSSAGFSPQPPEGEKRVLNSELWHACAGPLVSLPAVGSRVVYFPQGHSEQVAASTNKEVDAHIPNYPSLPPQLICQLHNVTMHADIETDEVYAQMTLQPLNPQEQKDAYLPAELGTPSKQPTNYFCKTLTASDTSTHGGFSVPRRAAEKVFPPLDFSLQPPAQELIARDLHDNEWKFRHIFRGQPKRHLLTTGWSVFVSAKRLVAGDSVLFIWNEKNQLLLGIRRANRPQTVMPSSVLSSDSMHLGLLAAAAHAAATNSRFTIFYNPRASPSEFVIPLAKYIKAVYHTRVSVGMRFRMLFETEESSVRRYMGTITGISDLDPVRWPNSHWRSVKVGWDESTAGDRQPRVSLWEIEPLTTFPMYSSPFPLRLKRPWPPGLPAFHGIKEDDLGMNSPLVWLRGDNGDRGIQSLNFQGIGVTPWMQPRLDATMLGLQTDMYQAMAAAALQDMRPPMLQQSQPQQPFLQGLQENQHQSHSQPQTQPHLLQQQLQHQHSFGNQQQQQQQQHQQQQPQPQSQPQQQADHQQIPSAVSAISQFTTTSQPQSPSLQAISSLCHQQSFSDSNGNAVTSTIVSPLHSILGSFPQDESSHLLNLPRNNALSSVWPSKRAAVEPLYSSGAPQCVLPQVEQLGPPQTNLSQNSVSLPPFPGRECPIDQEGNSDPQSHLLFGVNIEASSLIMQNGMSNLRGVGSDSDTTTIPFPSSNYMSSTGSDFSLNPVMTPSSCVDDSGFLQSPENVGQGNTPTRTFVKVYKSGSFGRSLDITKFSSYHELRSELARMFGLEGELEDPLRSGWQLVFVDRENDVLLLGDDPWPEFVSSVWCIKILSPQEVQQMGKRGLELLNSVPIQRLSNNSCDDYGSRQDSRNLNSGITSVGSLDY; from the exons ATGAGGCTCTCGTCAGCTGGTTTTAGCCCTCAGCCCCCAGAAG GGGAGAAGAGGGTGTTGAATTCTGAACTTTGGCACGCCTGTGCGGGTCCTCTTGTTTCTCTACCGGCTGTGGGAAGCCGTGTTGTTTATTTTCCACAAGGTCATAGTGAACAG gttgctgcatcaaccAACAAGGAAGTCGATGCACATATCCCTAACTACCCCAGCTTACCTCCACAGCTTATCTGTCAACTTCACAATGTGACAATGCAT GCGGATATTGAGACAGATGAAGTATATGCACAGATGACATTGCAACCACTGAATCCG CAAGAGCAAAAGGATGCCTACCTTCCAGCAGAGTTGGGAACTCCAAGTAAGCAGCcaacaaattatttttgtaaaaccTTGACAGCCAGTGACACAAGtactcatggaggattctctgtTCCTCGCCGGGCAGCTGAAAAAGTGTTCCCGCCTCTG GACTTCTCCCTGCAGCCACCAGCGCAAGAGTTAATTGCCAGGGATCTGCATGATAATGAATGGAAGTTTAGACATATATTTCGAG GCCAGCCCAAAAGGCACCTCCTTACCACTGGATGGAGTGTGTTTGTGAGTGCTAAAAGACTTGTAGCTGGTGATTCTGTGCTTTTCATCTG GAATGAAAAGAATCAGTTACTTCTTGGTATTCGACGAGCAAATCGACCGCAAACTGTGATGCCTTCATCAGTTTTATCTAGCGATAGCATGCACTTGGGGCTTCTTGCTGCTGCTGCTCATGCTGCTGCAACGAACAGTcgttttaccatattttataACCCTAG GGCTAGCCCATCAGAATTTGTCATTCCACTGGCAAAGTACATTAAAGCAGTTTATCATACCCGTGTCTCTGTTGGCATGCGCTTTAGAATGCTGTTTGAAACAGAGGAATCAAGTGTTCGTCG TTACATGGGCACGATAACTGGCATAAGTGACCTAGACCCTGTTCGTTGGCCTAATTCACATTGGCGCTCAGTCAAG gtggggtgGGATGAATCCACTGCAGGAGATAGGCAACCGAGAGTCTCACTTTGGGAGATTGAACCATTAACGACATTTCCAATGTATTCATCTCCATTTCCCCTTAGACTTAAGCGACCTTGGCCACCTGGACTACCTGCTTTCCATG GCATCAAGGAGGATGATCTTGGCATGAATTCTCCACTTGTGTGGCTTCGAGGTGATAATGGAGATCGTGGAATTCAGTCTCTTAACTTCCAGGGAATCGGAGTCACACCATGGATGCAGCCAAGGCTTGATGCTACTATGCTTGGTCTGCAAACAGATATGTATCAAGCTATGGCTGCTGCTGCACTTCAAGATATGAGG CCCCCAATGTTGCAACAGTCTCAGCCTCAACAACCCTTTCTTCAAGGTTTGCAAGAAAACCAGCATCAATCACATTCTCAACCTCAAACTCAACCCCACCTTCTTCAGCAACAATTGCAGCATCAGCACTCATTTGGTAATCAGCAacagcaacagcagcagcagcatcaACAGCAACAACCACAACCACAATCACAACCACAACAACAGGCTGATCATCAGCAGATTCCAAGTGCTGTCTCTGCTATTTCCCAGTTCACTACCACATCTCAACCCCAGTCACCATCTCTGCAAGCCATTTCTTCACTATGCCATCAACAAAGTTTCTCCGATTCAAACGGGAATGCTGTAACCAGTACCATTGTTTCTCCCTTGCACAGTATTTTGGGTTCATTTCCGCAGGATGAGTCATCCCACCTGCTCAACCTGCCAAGAAACAATGCATTATCTTCTGTCTGGCCATCAAAACGAGCTGCGGTTGAACCTCTTTATTCTTCAGGAGCTCCTCAGTGTGTCCTTCCCCAGGTGGAACAGTTGGGGCCACCTCAGACTAATCTCTCACAAAACTCTGTGTCATTGCCACCCTTTCCTGGCAGGGAATGCCCAATAGACCAAGAAGGGAATAGTGATCCTCAAAGCCATCTTTTATTTGGCGTTAATATAGAGGCCTCATCTCTTATCATGCAGAATGGAATGTCAAATCTTAGGGGAGTTGGCAGTGATAGTGACACCACAACTataccttttccttcttctaatTATATGAGTTCTACAGGATCTGATTTTTCACTTAATCCTGTGATGACACCTTCTAGTTGCGTTGATGACTCGGGTTTCCTGCAGTCTCCAGAAAATGTAGGCCAAGGAAACACACCTACCAGAACCTTTGTTAAG GTTTATAAGTCAGGGTCCTTTGGAAGGTCATTAGATATCACAAAATTTAGCAGCTACCATGAGCTGCGAAGTGAACTTGCTCGCATGTTTGGGCTTGAAGGCGAGTTAGAGGACCCTCTGAGATCAGGCTGGCAGCTTGTATTTGTCGACCGGGAGAATGATGTTCTTCTCCTTGGAGATGACCCCTGGCC GGAGTTCGTAAGTAGTGTATGGTGTATTAAAATACTTTCACCACAAGAAGTCCAACAGATGGGCAAACGAGGCCTTGAACTTCTTAACTCGGTCCCAATTCAGAGGCTCTCCAATAATAGTTGTGATGATTACGGAAGCCGGCAGGATTCGAGAAACTTGAACTCTGGGATTACATCTGTGGGGTCTCTTGACTACTGA
- the LOC107414026 gene encoding auxin response factor 6 isoform X1, which translates to MRLSSAGFSPQPPEGEKRVLNSELWHACAGPLVSLPAVGSRVVYFPQGHSEQVAASTNKEVDAHIPNYPSLPPQLICQLHNVTMHADIETDEVYAQMTLQPLNPQEQKDAYLPAELGTPSKQPTNYFCKTLTASDTSTHGGFSVPRRAAEKVFPPLDFSLQPPAQELIARDLHDNEWKFRHIFRGQPKRHLLTTGWSVFVSAKRLVAGDSVLFIWNEKNQLLLGIRRANRPQTVMPSSVLSSDSMHLGLLAAAAHAAATNSRFTIFYNPRASPSEFVIPLAKYIKAVYHTRVSVGMRFRMLFETEESSVRRYMGTITGISDLDPVRWPNSHWRSVKVGWDESTAGDRQPRVSLWEIEPLTTFPMYSSPFPLRLKRPWPPGLPAFHGIKEDDLGMNSPLVWLRGDNGDRGIQSLNFQGIGVTPWMQPRLDATMLGLQTDMYQAMAAAALQDMRVVDPSKALPTSLLPFQQPQNLPNRSASLMQPPMLQQSQPQQPFLQGLQENQHQSHSQPQTQPHLLQQQLQHQHSFGNQQQQQQQQHQQQQPQPQSQPQQQADHQQIPSAVSAISQFTTTSQPQSPSLQAISSLCHQQSFSDSNGNAVTSTIVSPLHSILGSFPQDESSHLLNLPRNNALSSVWPSKRAAVEPLYSSGAPQCVLPQVEQLGPPQTNLSQNSVSLPPFPGRECPIDQEGNSDPQSHLLFGVNIEASSLIMQNGMSNLRGVGSDSDTTTIPFPSSNYMSSTGSDFSLNPVMTPSSCVDDSGFLQSPENVGQGNTPTRTFVKVYKSGSFGRSLDITKFSSYHELRSELARMFGLEGELEDPLRSGWQLVFVDRENDVLLLGDDPWPEFVSSVWCIKILSPQEVQQMGKRGLELLNSVPIQRLSNNSCDDYGSRQDSRNLNSGITSVGSLDY; encoded by the exons ATGAGGCTCTCGTCAGCTGGTTTTAGCCCTCAGCCCCCAGAAG GGGAGAAGAGGGTGTTGAATTCTGAACTTTGGCACGCCTGTGCGGGTCCTCTTGTTTCTCTACCGGCTGTGGGAAGCCGTGTTGTTTATTTTCCACAAGGTCATAGTGAACAG gttgctgcatcaaccAACAAGGAAGTCGATGCACATATCCCTAACTACCCCAGCTTACCTCCACAGCTTATCTGTCAACTTCACAATGTGACAATGCAT GCGGATATTGAGACAGATGAAGTATATGCACAGATGACATTGCAACCACTGAATCCG CAAGAGCAAAAGGATGCCTACCTTCCAGCAGAGTTGGGAACTCCAAGTAAGCAGCcaacaaattatttttgtaaaaccTTGACAGCCAGTGACACAAGtactcatggaggattctctgtTCCTCGCCGGGCAGCTGAAAAAGTGTTCCCGCCTCTG GACTTCTCCCTGCAGCCACCAGCGCAAGAGTTAATTGCCAGGGATCTGCATGATAATGAATGGAAGTTTAGACATATATTTCGAG GCCAGCCCAAAAGGCACCTCCTTACCACTGGATGGAGTGTGTTTGTGAGTGCTAAAAGACTTGTAGCTGGTGATTCTGTGCTTTTCATCTG GAATGAAAAGAATCAGTTACTTCTTGGTATTCGACGAGCAAATCGACCGCAAACTGTGATGCCTTCATCAGTTTTATCTAGCGATAGCATGCACTTGGGGCTTCTTGCTGCTGCTGCTCATGCTGCTGCAACGAACAGTcgttttaccatattttataACCCTAG GGCTAGCCCATCAGAATTTGTCATTCCACTGGCAAAGTACATTAAAGCAGTTTATCATACCCGTGTCTCTGTTGGCATGCGCTTTAGAATGCTGTTTGAAACAGAGGAATCAAGTGTTCGTCG TTACATGGGCACGATAACTGGCATAAGTGACCTAGACCCTGTTCGTTGGCCTAATTCACATTGGCGCTCAGTCAAG gtggggtgGGATGAATCCACTGCAGGAGATAGGCAACCGAGAGTCTCACTTTGGGAGATTGAACCATTAACGACATTTCCAATGTATTCATCTCCATTTCCCCTTAGACTTAAGCGACCTTGGCCACCTGGACTACCTGCTTTCCATG GCATCAAGGAGGATGATCTTGGCATGAATTCTCCACTTGTGTGGCTTCGAGGTGATAATGGAGATCGTGGAATTCAGTCTCTTAACTTCCAGGGAATCGGAGTCACACCATGGATGCAGCCAAGGCTTGATGCTACTATGCTTGGTCTGCAAACAGATATGTATCAAGCTATGGCTGCTGCTGCACTTCAAGATATGAGGGTTGTGGATCCTTCCAAAGCACTACCTACATCTCTTCTGCCATTCCAACAACCCCAAAATCTTCCTAACAGGTCTGCTTCTTTGATGCAGCCCCCAATGTTGCAACAGTCTCAGCCTCAACAACCCTTTCTTCAAGGTTTGCAAGAAAACCAGCATCAATCACATTCTCAACCTCAAACTCAACCCCACCTTCTTCAGCAACAATTGCAGCATCAGCACTCATTTGGTAATCAGCAacagcaacagcagcagcagcatcaACAGCAACAACCACAACCACAATCACAACCACAACAACAGGCTGATCATCAGCAGATTCCAAGTGCTGTCTCTGCTATTTCCCAGTTCACTACCACATCTCAACCCCAGTCACCATCTCTGCAAGCCATTTCTTCACTATGCCATCAACAAAGTTTCTCCGATTCAAACGGGAATGCTGTAACCAGTACCATTGTTTCTCCCTTGCACAGTATTTTGGGTTCATTTCCGCAGGATGAGTCATCCCACCTGCTCAACCTGCCAAGAAACAATGCATTATCTTCTGTCTGGCCATCAAAACGAGCTGCGGTTGAACCTCTTTATTCTTCAGGAGCTCCTCAGTGTGTCCTTCCCCAGGTGGAACAGTTGGGGCCACCTCAGACTAATCTCTCACAAAACTCTGTGTCATTGCCACCCTTTCCTGGCAGGGAATGCCCAATAGACCAAGAAGGGAATAGTGATCCTCAAAGCCATCTTTTATTTGGCGTTAATATAGAGGCCTCATCTCTTATCATGCAGAATGGAATGTCAAATCTTAGGGGAGTTGGCAGTGATAGTGACACCACAACTataccttttccttcttctaatTATATGAGTTCTACAGGATCTGATTTTTCACTTAATCCTGTGATGACACCTTCTAGTTGCGTTGATGACTCGGGTTTCCTGCAGTCTCCAGAAAATGTAGGCCAAGGAAACACACCTACCAGAACCTTTGTTAAG GTTTATAAGTCAGGGTCCTTTGGAAGGTCATTAGATATCACAAAATTTAGCAGCTACCATGAGCTGCGAAGTGAACTTGCTCGCATGTTTGGGCTTGAAGGCGAGTTAGAGGACCCTCTGAGATCAGGCTGGCAGCTTGTATTTGTCGACCGGGAGAATGATGTTCTTCTCCTTGGAGATGACCCCTGGCC GGAGTTCGTAAGTAGTGTATGGTGTATTAAAATACTTTCACCACAAGAAGTCCAACAGATGGGCAAACGAGGCCTTGAACTTCTTAACTCGGTCCCAATTCAGAGGCTCTCCAATAATAGTTGTGATGATTACGGAAGCCGGCAGGATTCGAGAAACTTGAACTCTGGGATTACATCTGTGGGGTCTCTTGACTACTGA